The nucleotide sequence TGAGTCCCAATCCCATGGTAGGGGCAGTGATCGTCCGGGCACAAGAGGTCATCGCCGAGGGATATCACCGGAGGTTTGGGGCCGATCATGCCGAGATAGACGCCATCAAGAGGGCAATGGGGGGGATAAAAGGGGCCACCATCTATGTCAATTTGGAGCCCTGCTGCCACTGGGGGAAGACTCCCCCCTGCGCAGATGTCTTGATAAAGGAAGGGATCAGAAGGGTAGTGATAGGAACCCTCGACCCCAACCCATTGGTAAACGGGAAGGGGGCGGAGATCCTGAGGGAACATGGTGTAGAGGTAGAGGTGGGGATCTTGGAGAAAGAGGCGCGCAGACTAAATGAGGTCTATTTTAAGTACATCCGTACAGGCCTCCCCTTTGTCACGATAAAATATGCCCAGTCCCTCGACGGCAGGATCGCCACCTCCCAGGGTGACTCCCGCTGGATCAGCTCGGAGAGGTCCAGGAGGTTTGCCCACCGCTTGCGGGCCCAGCACGATGCGGTCATGGTCGGGATAGGGACTGCGCTGGCGGACGACCCCCTGCTCACCGTGAGATGGACCAAGGGGAAAAACCCCCTGCGCATTGTCCTCGACAGCCAACTGCGCATCCCCCTGAACGCCCAAGTGCTCCGCGAGGGCGGAGATACCCTCATCGTCACCACTGACCGGCACAATAAAGAGAAATGTAAAAAGATCAAAAAAATGGGGAAAGAGGTCCTAGTAACTCAAAGGGGCGAAGACGGGTGGGTGGAGTTGAAATCCCTGCTGAAGGCATTGGCTGCTAGGGGTATACCTTCGATCCTGGTAGAGGGGGGAAGGAAGGTCATTACCTCCCTTTTGAAAGAAGGGTTGGCCGACAGGATGGTGATCATCACCGCCCCCCTTATCCTGGGGAAAGGGGTGGAGGGGATCAACGACCTAGGGATCAACGACCTAAAAAAGGCCATCAGACCATCCTCCTATAAGGTGAGACGCATGGGGGCGGATATGGTCTTTGACCTGAGATTATAGGGGTACAGCAATTTTTGGCACATGGCAAAGGCAGATTAGCGATCAAGAAAATTGGGGAAATGAACCAATTGTGAAATTTTCCTCCAAAAGAATGGGCAAAATTTCCCAGAGGCCAAAAATTTCGGCTACCTTGAAGTCTGTGGATGGCAAGCGGCAAATACGATGCCTGAAGGCTAGCTGAAAGGCTACTTTATCTCGTCGCAGGTGGGGAGTGGATAGAAGTGCAGATTGGGATAGTCCTGGAAGACCGCGGGCTTGTAC is from Deltaproteobacteria bacterium and encodes:
- the ribD gene encoding bifunctional diaminohydroxyphosphoribosylaminopyrimidine deaminase/5-amino-6-(5-phosphoribosylamino)uracil reductase RibD, giving the protein MALSPKDRQYMRRALILARKGMRKVSPNPMVGAVIVRAQEVIAEGYHRRFGADHAEIDAIKRAMGGIKGATIYVNLEPCCHWGKTPPCADVLIKEGIRRVVIGTLDPNPLVNGKGAEILREHGVEVEVGILEKEARRLNEVYFKYIRTGLPFVTIKYAQSLDGRIATSQGDSRWISSERSRRFAHRLRAQHDAVMVGIGTALADDPLLTVRWTKGKNPLRIVLDSQLRIPLNAQVLREGGDTLIVTTDRHNKEKCKKIKKMGKEVLVTQRGEDGWVELKSLLKALAARGIPSILVEGGRKVITSLLKEGLADRMVIITAPLILGKGVEGINDLGINDLKKAIRPSSYKVRRMGADMVFDLRL